From Solanum lycopersicum chromosome 8, SLM_r2.1, the proteins below share one genomic window:
- the LOC101255316 gene encoding cuscuta receptor 1-like isoform X2 codes for MNDIIALSNLKHLDLRANNIESFVTTKGIKRMSYLRNLQFESLNSNSSRVIQSLKSFSFLKSLSYEDSDLTAPTIIYALRNLSTVEYLYLKGSSVNDNFLPNIGQMTSLKVLSMPSGENNGTLPNQGWCELKHIEEVDFLDNNFEGTLPSCLGNLTSLRWLCLAMNYFRGNIVSHSIWRRLTSLEYLDISHNQFEVPLSFSQFSNYTKLIYLDVGYSTIIPDTEFQNWIPNFQLEFFGIYGYIKLQKLPSFLHYQYDLRILVIDENQLQGKFQTWLLENNTRLAGFYSRDNAFDGPFKLPSIVHLYLETIDVSNNKLNGHIPANMSLAFPKLSFLNMSQNYLEGPIPSMFCGTHLEFLDLSVNKLSGEVPVDLTIGSPQLLYLRLSNNKLKGHMFLEVKSHVLSFLYLNGNNFEGPLPENIFLRSLIVLDASRNSFTGEIPRWITDNKRLLQLDLSNNHLQGLIPVEICNLKFLNVLAISENRLSGFIPSCVSSLPLKHIHLEKNQLGGELGHVLFNFSSLITLDLRRNNFAGNISHAIGSLTNLNYLLLSHNQLEGQIPTQICMLNDLSIIDLSFNMLYGPLPPCLGYLTRTKKDAEISWTYYPATSTRSWLSFEIWMRSKRHYHDSHGLPSDLFLMDVETQVQFSTKRNSYTYKGSILKYMSGIDLSSNRLTGEIPVELGNMSNIHALNLSHNHLNGRIPNTFSNLQEIESLDLSCNRLNGSIPVGLLELNSLAVFSVAYNNLSGAVPDFKGQFGTFDKSSYEGNPFLCGYPLDNKCGILSPKLSKINRDEEESSELECFYIGLVVSYGAILLGLAAALCLNNHWRRAWFRMIEALMFYCYYFVLDNIVTPIKSRRLIN; via the exons ATGAATG ATATAATTGCTTTGAGCAACTTGAAACATCTGGATCTCAGGGCAAACAATATAGAGAGCTTTGTGACTACCAAAG GTATCAAAAGAATGAGTTATTTGCGAAATTTACAATTCGAAAGTCTTAACTCCAACTCGAGCAGAGTCATACAATCCCTAAAATCATTCTCATTTCTTAAATCACTTTCTTATGAAGATAGTGATCTCACTGCTCCCACCATAATTTATG CATTAAGAAATCTGAGCACGGTGGAGTACCTATACTTGAAGGGATCTTCTGTAAATGACAACTTTCTCCCAAACATTGGACAAATGACTTCTCTTAAAGTGTTGAGTATGCCTTCTGGTGAAAATAATGGCACCCTCCCTAATCAAG gtTGGTGTGAACTCAAACACATTGAAGAAGTGGATTTTTTAGACAATAATTTTGAGGGAACACTGCCTTCGTGTCTTGGAAACTTGACATCACTTCGATGGTTGTGTTTGGCCATGAATTACTTTAGAGGAAATATAGTGTCACATTCTATTTGGAGGAGACTTACATCACTTGAGTACCTTGATATTTCACATAACCAATTTGAAGTTCCTCTGTCATTCAGCCAATTTTCCAACTATACGAAATTGATCTACTTGGATGTTGGTTATAGTACAATAATTCCAGATACCGAGTTCCAAAATTGGATCCCGAATTTCCAGTTGGAGTTTTTTGGTATATATGGATATATAAAGCTTCAAAAGTTGCCTTCTTTCCTTCACTATCAATATGACTTGAGGATTCTTGTTATAGATGAAAATCAATTGCAAGGAAAGTTCCAGACATGGTTATTAGAAAATAACACCAGACTTGCAGGGTTTTATAGTAGAGATAATGCTTTCGACGGACCATTCAAGTTGCCATCGATTGTTCACCTCTATCTAGAGACGATTGATGTTTCTAATAACAAACTAAACGGGCATATTCCAGCAAATATGAGTTTAGCCTTTCCGAAGCTTAGTTTTTTGAACATGTCACAAAATTATCTTGAAGGTCCTATACCTTCCATGTTTTGTGGCACTCATTTAGAATTCCTAGACCTATCTGTTAATAAGTTGTCCGGAGAAGTTCCTGTTGATCTGACAATTGGTTCTCCCCAATTGTTGTACCTTCGGTTGTCAAACAACAAGCTGAAAGGACATATGTTTTTGGAGGTCAAGTCACATGTATTGTCCTTTTTGTATTTGAATGGCAATAACTTTGAAGGACCACTGCCTGAGAACATTTTTCTCAGATCCCTTATTGTACTTGACGCTAGCAGGAATAGTTTCACTGGGGAGATTCCGAGATGGATTACAGATAATAAAAGATTGTTACAGCTTGATTTGTCCAATAATCATCTCCAAGGTTTGATTCCAGTTGAGATTTGCAATTTGAAGTTTCTTAATGTCTTAGCTATATCCGAAAACAGGCTTTCAGGATTTATACCTTCTTGTGTGAGTTCTTTACCTCTCAAACACATCCATTTGGAGAAAAATCAATTGGGTGGTGAATTGGGACATGTACTTTTCAACTTCTCTTCACTGATAACTTTGGACCTTCGCCGCAACAATTTTGCAGGAAATATCTCACACGCCATAGGCTCACTTACTAATCTCAACTACCTTCTCCTTAGCCATAACCAATTGGAAGGGCAGATTCCAACTCAGATATGTATGCTGAACGACTTATCTATCATAGATTTATCTTTCAATATGCTTTATGGTCCTCTCCCTCCTTGTTTGGGTTACTTAACACGGACCAAAAAGGATGCAGAGATAAGTTGGACTTATTATCCTGCGACTTCCACGCGTTCATGGTTAAGTTTTGAGATCTGGATGCGTTCGAAAAGGCATTATCACGATAGTCATGGACTTCCAAGTGACTTGTTTTTGATGGATGTGGAAACTCAGGTCCAGTTTTCAACAAAAAGAAACTCATACACTTACAAGGGAAGCATTCTTAAATATATGTCGGGTATTGATCTCTCAAGTAATAGATTGACAGGTGAAATTCCTGTTGAGTTAGGGAACATGAGCAATATACATGCATTGAATCTATCGCACAACCATCTCAACGGAAGAATACCAAATACCTTCTCCAACCTACAGGAAATTGAGAGCTTAGACCTTTCCTGCAACAGATTGAATGGGAGCATTCCTGTTGGTCTACTTGAGCTGAATTCTTTGGCAGTATTCAGTGTTGCATACAACAACTTATCTGGTGCAGTGCCTGATTTTAAAGGTCAATTTGGAACTTTTGACAAAAGCAGCTACGAGGGAAATCCTTTTCTTTGCGGTTATCCATTAGATAACAAGTGTGGGATATTGAGTCCTAAATTGTCAAAGATTAATAGAGATGAGGAGGAATCATCAGAATTGGAGTGTTTTTACATTGGGTTAGTTGTGTCATATGGAGCGATCTTGTTGGGATTAGCTGCAGCGCTCTGCTTGAATAATCATTGGAGAAGAGCATGGTTTAGGATGATAGAGGCATTGATGTTTTATTGTTACTATTTTGTGTTGGACAACATTGTTACACCCATCAAGAGTAGAAGGTTGATTAATTAG
- the LOC101255316 gene encoding cuscuta receptor 1-like isoform X1, whose product MHLNKWKYQNEWFVSLLFACADIIALSNLKHLDLRANNIESFVTTKGIKRMSYLRNLQFESLNSNSSRVIQSLKSFSFLKSLSYEDSDLTAPTIIYALRNLSTVEYLYLKGSSVNDNFLPNIGQMTSLKVLSMPSGENNGTLPNQGWCELKHIEEVDFLDNNFEGTLPSCLGNLTSLRWLCLAMNYFRGNIVSHSIWRRLTSLEYLDISHNQFEVPLSFSQFSNYTKLIYLDVGYSTIIPDTEFQNWIPNFQLEFFGIYGYIKLQKLPSFLHYQYDLRILVIDENQLQGKFQTWLLENNTRLAGFYSRDNAFDGPFKLPSIVHLYLETIDVSNNKLNGHIPANMSLAFPKLSFLNMSQNYLEGPIPSMFCGTHLEFLDLSVNKLSGEVPVDLTIGSPQLLYLRLSNNKLKGHMFLEVKSHVLSFLYLNGNNFEGPLPENIFLRSLIVLDASRNSFTGEIPRWITDNKRLLQLDLSNNHLQGLIPVEICNLKFLNVLAISENRLSGFIPSCVSSLPLKHIHLEKNQLGGELGHVLFNFSSLITLDLRRNNFAGNISHAIGSLTNLNYLLLSHNQLEGQIPTQICMLNDLSIIDLSFNMLYGPLPPCLGYLTRTKKDAEISWTYYPATSTRSWLSFEIWMRSKRHYHDSHGLPSDLFLMDVETQVQFSTKRNSYTYKGSILKYMSGIDLSSNRLTGEIPVELGNMSNIHALNLSHNHLNGRIPNTFSNLQEIESLDLSCNRLNGSIPVGLLELNSLAVFSVAYNNLSGAVPDFKGQFGTFDKSSYEGNPFLCGYPLDNKCGILSPKLSKINRDEEESSELECFYIGLVVSYGAILLGLAAALCLNNHWRRAWFRMIEALMFYCYYFVLDNIVTPIKSRRLIN is encoded by the exons ATGCATCTAAATAAATggaaatatcaaaatgaatgGTTTGTGTCCTTACTATTTGCATGTGCAGATATAATTGCTTTGAGCAACTTGAAACATCTGGATCTCAGGGCAAACAATATAGAGAGCTTTGTGACTACCAAAG GTATCAAAAGAATGAGTTATTTGCGAAATTTACAATTCGAAAGTCTTAACTCCAACTCGAGCAGAGTCATACAATCCCTAAAATCATTCTCATTTCTTAAATCACTTTCTTATGAAGATAGTGATCTCACTGCTCCCACCATAATTTATG CATTAAGAAATCTGAGCACGGTGGAGTACCTATACTTGAAGGGATCTTCTGTAAATGACAACTTTCTCCCAAACATTGGACAAATGACTTCTCTTAAAGTGTTGAGTATGCCTTCTGGTGAAAATAATGGCACCCTCCCTAATCAAG gtTGGTGTGAACTCAAACACATTGAAGAAGTGGATTTTTTAGACAATAATTTTGAGGGAACACTGCCTTCGTGTCTTGGAAACTTGACATCACTTCGATGGTTGTGTTTGGCCATGAATTACTTTAGAGGAAATATAGTGTCACATTCTATTTGGAGGAGACTTACATCACTTGAGTACCTTGATATTTCACATAACCAATTTGAAGTTCCTCTGTCATTCAGCCAATTTTCCAACTATACGAAATTGATCTACTTGGATGTTGGTTATAGTACAATAATTCCAGATACCGAGTTCCAAAATTGGATCCCGAATTTCCAGTTGGAGTTTTTTGGTATATATGGATATATAAAGCTTCAAAAGTTGCCTTCTTTCCTTCACTATCAATATGACTTGAGGATTCTTGTTATAGATGAAAATCAATTGCAAGGAAAGTTCCAGACATGGTTATTAGAAAATAACACCAGACTTGCAGGGTTTTATAGTAGAGATAATGCTTTCGACGGACCATTCAAGTTGCCATCGATTGTTCACCTCTATCTAGAGACGATTGATGTTTCTAATAACAAACTAAACGGGCATATTCCAGCAAATATGAGTTTAGCCTTTCCGAAGCTTAGTTTTTTGAACATGTCACAAAATTATCTTGAAGGTCCTATACCTTCCATGTTTTGTGGCACTCATTTAGAATTCCTAGACCTATCTGTTAATAAGTTGTCCGGAGAAGTTCCTGTTGATCTGACAATTGGTTCTCCCCAATTGTTGTACCTTCGGTTGTCAAACAACAAGCTGAAAGGACATATGTTTTTGGAGGTCAAGTCACATGTATTGTCCTTTTTGTATTTGAATGGCAATAACTTTGAAGGACCACTGCCTGAGAACATTTTTCTCAGATCCCTTATTGTACTTGACGCTAGCAGGAATAGTTTCACTGGGGAGATTCCGAGATGGATTACAGATAATAAAAGATTGTTACAGCTTGATTTGTCCAATAATCATCTCCAAGGTTTGATTCCAGTTGAGATTTGCAATTTGAAGTTTCTTAATGTCTTAGCTATATCCGAAAACAGGCTTTCAGGATTTATACCTTCTTGTGTGAGTTCTTTACCTCTCAAACACATCCATTTGGAGAAAAATCAATTGGGTGGTGAATTGGGACATGTACTTTTCAACTTCTCTTCACTGATAACTTTGGACCTTCGCCGCAACAATTTTGCAGGAAATATCTCACACGCCATAGGCTCACTTACTAATCTCAACTACCTTCTCCTTAGCCATAACCAATTGGAAGGGCAGATTCCAACTCAGATATGTATGCTGAACGACTTATCTATCATAGATTTATCTTTCAATATGCTTTATGGTCCTCTCCCTCCTTGTTTGGGTTACTTAACACGGACCAAAAAGGATGCAGAGATAAGTTGGACTTATTATCCTGCGACTTCCACGCGTTCATGGTTAAGTTTTGAGATCTGGATGCGTTCGAAAAGGCATTATCACGATAGTCATGGACTTCCAAGTGACTTGTTTTTGATGGATGTGGAAACTCAGGTCCAGTTTTCAACAAAAAGAAACTCATACACTTACAAGGGAAGCATTCTTAAATATATGTCGGGTATTGATCTCTCAAGTAATAGATTGACAGGTGAAATTCCTGTTGAGTTAGGGAACATGAGCAATATACATGCATTGAATCTATCGCACAACCATCTCAACGGAAGAATACCAAATACCTTCTCCAACCTACAGGAAATTGAGAGCTTAGACCTTTCCTGCAACAGATTGAATGGGAGCATTCCTGTTGGTCTACTTGAGCTGAATTCTTTGGCAGTATTCAGTGTTGCATACAACAACTTATCTGGTGCAGTGCCTGATTTTAAAGGTCAATTTGGAACTTTTGACAAAAGCAGCTACGAGGGAAATCCTTTTCTTTGCGGTTATCCATTAGATAACAAGTGTGGGATATTGAGTCCTAAATTGTCAAAGATTAATAGAGATGAGGAGGAATCATCAGAATTGGAGTGTTTTTACATTGGGTTAGTTGTGTCATATGGAGCGATCTTGTTGGGATTAGCTGCAGCGCTCTGCTTGAATAATCATTGGAGAAGAGCATGGTTTAGGATGATAGAGGCATTGATGTTTTATTGTTACTATTTTGTGTTGGACAACATTGTTACACCCATCAAGAGTAGAAGGTTGATTAATTAG